One Thermorudis peleae genomic window, TATACGTTCAAGCGCCAACGGTTGCAAACGGTAGCCCGAACCGTGGACAGTCTGGATCATCTGCGCTGCGGCAGGATCGACCCGCTGGAGCGCAGCGCGAATACGCCGGATGTGGACATCGATATTGCGCGGGTCAACGACCTGGCCACTGCCCCAGATGCGATCAAGTAAGGTGGCTCGTGAGCAGAGCTTCCCAGGCGACATTGCCAGTGCCGCCAGCACAGCAAAGGTGCGGGGAGCAAGCGGGAGCTCAACGCCGTTATACGTGGCACGCTGTTCACGCCGATTGACAACGAGTCGACCAACGGTGATCGTTTCAGCCGCCTCATCCCCTTGGGAGCGTCGCAGGAGCGCCTCGACACGGGCGAGCAATTCACGTAACCGGAAGGGTTTGACGACGTAATCATCAGCGCCGGCCGCGAAGCCAGCAACGACGGTTTCCTCATCGTCCCGGGCAGTGAGGATGAGGATGGCTGCAGAGGACACCGAGCGCAACAAGCGACAAAGATCAAGGCCGTGCAACTGCGGGAGCATTAAGTCGAGGACGATGAGATCGGGCTGCACTGCCTGGGCCAGTTGCAGTCCGCGACGCCCATCAAGTGCATACCAGACCTGATAGCCTTGCCGGCTCAGGGCATACCGCAGTGCCTCAACGAGCGCTTCATCATCTTCGACCAGCAAGACCCGTGCGGCTGTGCCCATCGCAGTGGCCGTCGCCTCTCACGCTTCAGCGCCTGCATCCGTCATTTCCCACGGTGGAGTGTATGCATGGGACATTAACGGAAGATTAGCGGACGATCAACAACAGATGAACAACACACGACAGAGCAGGCGAGGGATTGCGAGACGACGCACGCAGAGCGGAAACCCAACGCGTATCTGATCTGTTGGCATCACGCCGATCGGCGTCCTGCGAGCAGGATTCCTTGCAGGGGTTATACATCCCCCTCCACCGGCGATGTTACGGAGTCGAGCGCTCGCGGCGTGTCACATCAGGAGGCGTTGGCAGGGAAATTGGCAGCCGCACAGTGACCTGGGCACCGCCGCCAGGCGCATTTTCTGCCCAGACCGTGCCACCGTGCAGTTGCACAAGATGCTTGACAATGGCGAGCCCCAAGCCGCTTCCACTGCTGGAGCGGGCACGGTCACTCTTGTAGAACCGCTCGAAGACCCGATCAAGATCTTCCGGTGGGATGCCCGGTCCCGTATCGCTGACAGTCACGAGCACGGCATCACCGTCGCGCGCGACGCGCACGGTGACCTGCCCACCAGCAGGTGTGAACTTGAGGGCGTTATCCAGTAAGTTCGCGAGCACCTGACTGATCCGGCCAGGATCACAGTCGACGCACGGCACGGACGGATCGGTCACGACCGTGAGCGCCAGCCCTTGGGCCTGAGCGCGTGGCTGAAACCGCTCAACGACGTCGCGCGCCAGCCTGTTGAGGTCAGTCGGCCGGCGCTGGAGCGTCAGTTGGCCGGACTCGGCTCGGGACAAGTCGAGCAATTGATTCACCAGTTGGGTGAGGTGCGCGACTTCGACCGCAATACGCTGCAGAAAGTCACGGGCCACAGCCGGGTCATCTAACGCGCCATCCAGCAAGGTATCGACCAGCGCTTGCAGCCCAGCGAGCGGAGTGCGCAAGTCATGGGAGACGTTAGCGATAAAGTCGCGACGGACTGTTTCGGTGCGACGCAACTCGGTGACATCGCGCAGAATCAGCGTGACGAAGGAACCACGCGGGCTTGGCAAGCGCGAGGCCAGAGCATGGACGGCGCGTGGCGGACGGCCTAACTCGATGACCTGGTGTGACAGTGCGATTCCTTTGCGTCGTGCCTCAGCGACAAGCTCGACGAGTTCATAGTCGCGGACAACCTCAGCTAACGCCCGGCCGGTCGCATGGCGCGGTGTCGTGCGCAGAAGCGACGCGGCCATACGGTTGAGCAAGTAGACACGGTCGGCTTCATCGCTGATAACAATCCCTTCGTTGAGGTGTTCCAGGATACGGTAAAGCTGGTCACGTTCC contains:
- a CDS encoding response regulator, encoding MGTAARVLLVEDDEALVEALRYALSRQGYQVWYALDGRRGLQLAQAVQPDLIVLDLMLPQLHGLDLCRLLRSVSSAAILILTARDDEETVVAGFAAGADDYVVKPFRLRELLARVEALLRRSQGDEAAETITVGRLVVNRREQRATYNGVELPLAPRTFAVLAALAMSPGKLCSRATLLDRIWGSGQVVDPRNIDVHIRRIRAALQRVDPAAAQMIQTVHGSGYRLQPLALERIGEELNGEVKTVSHAGEFGMRDA
- a CDS encoding sensor histidine kinase, whose protein sequence is MPISHPQLLRVPSWVLTVFLPILLIPTTTARLMLGLALGVLVGLLIGWALAWIRVARALNQHRRWLRDQFPPAASLESSAVPTASALDRFTREWAACLQSWREQAQRAQAERDQLYRILEHLNEGIVISDEADRVYLLNRMAASLLRTTPRHATGRALAEVVRDYELVELVAEARRKGIALSHQVIELGRPPRAVHALASRLPSPRGSFVTLILRDVTELRRTETVRRDFIANVSHDLRTPLAGLQALVDTLLDGALDDPAVARDFLQRIAVEVAHLTQLVNQLLDLSRAESGQLTLQRRPTDLNRLARDVVERFQPRAQAQGLALTVVTDPSVPCVDCDPGRISQVLANLLDNALKFTPAGGQVTVRVARDGDAVLVTVSDTGPGIPPEDLDRVFERFYKSDRARSSSGSGLGLAIVKHLVQLHGGTVWAENAPGGGAQVTVRLPISLPTPPDVTRRERSTP